ATGGTAATCTGCTTGAACCATTCATatcttggttttcttttttcgttttcaGAATCCAACTCGTTAAAGATTTTCTAGGGTCGTAATCTAGAAACTAGAGGTTCATACAAACTACTGATATAGATTAATTTGGAGGCCAATcgaaaaagttatttaaaaaaaagggaatGCATATTGCCACAATCATGATCAGGTCATTGTCTTAACGTTGCGGGAATTTGAACCTCACTGGAAGCAAAGACGATTATTCAAATGAACTTTATTCCATTCCGAGAAGGTTCTATAAAGGGACGAGCATTAAAGTTTATCGACTCATGTTTACCGTGTCCTCTCCTTCTTTGAGTAGCCAACACAAACCATGACACAAACACCAGCCAATGTGCAGCAACTGATGAGAGGTGACCGACTCATGTTGTCATCCTCCGATGACAATGTGATGTTGGAGCAGATTCAGGGAACCCATTCTCCTGATGGGCGTGAGGTTGATGTCAGATCTCTTCTTCGTATTGTTGAGGACATAATCAAACGTACCACGCCAAGCATTAATACCATTGCTGCCCTGGTGATGATCTAATGCagaattctatattttttttgtatcgAAGCAGTTGATTTTTGCAGATGCTCTCAGTCCAAGATAGCATATAGCCCTGTACTTAGTATTTACCCCTCTTTGGCTCTTTTGCTAACCCAATTTAACTTTGTAGGGTATTCAACCACGTACAAAAGCTTTAGAGGACAAGACCTATCAAGCGAGCTTCATCAGCATTCCAGAAGCTTTGGCCCTGGATCAAATTTCCTGCCATGTTAGTATAAACCATTAaaaagatctctctctctctctctctctctctctatatatatatatacacacacacacacacacacacacacacacacacacacatacacacacactttACATTCATCGTTAACTTGTGTGAATATCGACAATTGGACAGTTAACCTGCAAATGTTCGGGTAGCGGGGGTGCACATGCAAATACAATCTCAATAATGAATATGCTAGGTAATTATTCATGGGATGCAAAGTTGGTGCTAGCCTTATCAGCTTTTGCATTGAACTATGGTGAATTCTGGCTAGTTGCTCAGAACTACACCTCAAACCAACTTGCCAAATCAATGGCAATCCTTAGACAACTACTTGAGATCTTGGAGCATTCTAACATCCTAAAACCCAACTTTGATGCAATAAATAACCTTATCAAAGTGATGCTGGACATTACAAGATGCATTGTGGAGTTTAGGGAGCTAACAGCTAAGTACAAGACAACTGATATTGCTGCACTGTCCATGGCCTTGGAACATATACCAATTGCTGTCTACTGGACCACCAGAAGTGTCGTGGCTTGTGCATCCCAGATTGTTGGCCTTACGGGATTGGGACATGCGTATGTTTTCTGTTTCCATTACATTCTAAATCCTTCCAAGTGTTGTCATTGCAATCCTGCATTtctatgcatttttttaaagaataaccAACCGCAATATACACTTACATTTAAATGCTGGTTTACAGGATATAAGCCTGTTAGTCCATTACCAAGTATTGAACTTAATAGGTTATGTTAATTTTAACAGGCAGCCTTTAGAACTTGTCCAATATGGTGTATAGATAGATTTATTTCCTCTCAATTGAGATTTTTGGCAGCATGCTGTAAGTGCTCTCAAAGCATCCCTGTTAGTGAGCATATAAAAGCTTTTCCTTTTGTCACGGCTATTATATTAGTCAATAAACTTTATTCATACTCTTTCCTGGTGattattttgtaaatatatcaTTGCAGCTGTAGTAAACTAAAACTTTTATCcaattttgaaattgttattaGTTCTTATttagaatagattttttcagGCACACAGTTTTAACTACAGAGGCTTTGGAGCTATCGACCCTATCAACCCTGACTCATAAGATCGGCAACATGCATAGTAACCTAGCAACTCAATTGGCTATGTGCAACAAGCATATAGGTGAGTTTAGATCCATTGTGATGTTACATATGCACGTACTTAACTAAGCAAATAAGCCTCATAAATTGAATGGTGGATGTTGCAATGTCACAATTTGGCGCAGATGAAAGAAAGCAAATTGAAGCTTTTCAGAACCTAAAAAATTTGTTCGACATGACCCATGATGACAACATGAGGATTCTCAGGGAATTGATTTATCCAAGGGATGACCAACAACCACTTGTTCATGGAGCCACCAAAAGAAGGGTATCTCATCTTTTCATCTCATATGTTATACCAGAACAATCATATTATTGGCCAGATACAAACACATATGTTAAGTAATGACCTATCGTAAATCCTATGAGGtgcaaataatattttcaaagttttttcttattataCAAAAGCCAAGAAGCTTCTTAAATGGCACTCATAATTTTGCAGTCAATAGTTCGTATAATTTCATATGTCCTATGTCAAGGTATGTAATGAAATGCAGCTCTTTTCTCAATAATGTTGTAATTATGAATTAGTCATAAGCAAGAATCCATAGGAATCAGggatatgaaatgaaaagaaaggaaaatgaattgCATAGGTTTTGGGTGTGCAAGCCCTGTGTAGGCCATTTGAAAAAAAGCGGGATACTTTTTCATACTTGATCTCACTTTTTATTCAAAGGGTCCATACGAGCTTGCACACCCTAGTTCTGCATCTAGAATTGCTCGAACATAAAATACTCCCTGATACAAATTAAGAAGGTATATCATATATCCTCAGCTTACAATTCCTAACAATATGTATGACCAAATCAGGTTAACATTGATGTTCTAAGGCGAAAAAATGTTTTACTGCTCATATCAGACCTTGACATGTTGCAAGAAGAACCTACTACTCTTGAACGGATATACAAGGAGGTTTCACAAACTCCAATAAAGCAGGAGAGTCAATACGAAGTTGTGTGGCTCCCGATTTTAGACCCAGATTTCCCTTGGACTGAGACTAGGCAAAAGCAATTTGAGAATCTGCAAGCAACAATGCCATGGTACAGCGTGCACCATCCTTCCTTGATCGAGCAAGCAGTGATCAAGTTCATAAAGGTGGTCTGGAATTTCAGGAAGAAGCCAATGCTTGTGGTGATAGACCCACAGGGACGACTTGCAAATACAAATGCGCTCCACATGTTGTGGATTTGGGGGAGTATGGCCTTCCCTTTCACTAGCACTTGGGAGGATGCTCTATGGAAGAAAGAGACTTGGAGACTTGAATTATTGGTGAATGACATTGATCCAACAATTTTGAACTGGGTACTTACTTTATAACAATGAATCGTTAGCAGTCAAAATGCTGTTACAGATACGACCGTGCATGCCATCATCATTCATGTCTGCATATTCATGACTGattcacatgtacatgcatgtatGAGATATttcctatctttattttttggctGAATAATTATGGTACTCACATCTTAGTGTGCATTGTGCTTTTTACCCCCAAAGTTAAAATGCTAAATTCCTTGCTCCATCAGATATCAGAAGGAAGATACATATGTATCTATGGTGGAGAAGATATAGAATGGATCCGAAAGCTTACGACAACCACACGTGGCATGGCACAAGCTACTGGCATTTCATTGGGGATGGTTTATGTTGGAAAGAGTAACCCCAAAGAGCGTGTGAGAATAAACACTGAAACCATCAGTGTAGAAGAACTCGGTCACTACTGGAAGGACATGACTTCTGTTATGTATTTCTGGGTTAGGATAGAAAGCATGTGGCAATCTAAGATGCAACTAGGAATAAATGTAGAGAACGATAGTATAATGCAAGAGATTATGACATTGCTTAGCTTTGATGGCAGTGAGGGTGGATGGGCCTTGCTCAGCAGAGGATCGGCTGAGATTGTTAGAGCAAAGGGGAGCACATTTTTAAATTGCTTAATGCAGTATGATGTGTGGAAAGAGCAAGCACAACTAAAGGGTATTGTGCCAGCAATTAGAGACCACCTTACGAAGCTTCAAACGCCACATCGCTGCAACCGCATCGTGCTACCAGGTACTGCTGGGAGGACACCGGAAAGAGTGGTATGTTCAGAGTGTGGACGTACGATGGAGAAGTTTATCATGTATCAATGTTGCAACGAATAAACAGGCACATACACTTGTATTACACATTTACCATTATACTAACATGGCATGATTCTTCTTATTGCAGACATGTTGTAGATTTTGTTAAAGATTCAAGAAAACATGTTTTTATACTAAAAACTGCAAGTGTTCACAGATTTTTCCTTGCTGTGTTTGCTTATCGTTTATAATACAAATTCAAATTACCTACCAAGGATAATCGCATGAAGCAATCAAAGAAGAGAAGTTTAATTTAACAATTTGGCAAATCAGTTCCTCTTGTTGCTTGTATAGAAGAATATAACAAATCTCATAGCCTTTCATCTCATAATTCAGATAACAACAGAAGCAGCAACACACTTGATGACCAAGTCTTTCTCATCTTGATCAATCCTTATTAGGATTACTATTTAAACATTTTCTTATATGATGTAGATAGCAAGCTTTCTAGTCTAAAAGATGTACTCCCCTCCCTTTATTTACTTTGTATTGTTTCGCGGCTTTCACTTTCGCCTATCATCACCTAATGGATGTTCCTCTTGAGCACATGAGTGAGAGCACTGAGGGAGAAGAAGGATGCTCTGCCTCCTTGGACAAAGTACATATTAACACAGGCTAAGACATCTTTATTTAGAACAAACCTGATTACCATACTGCTTGCAATTATCAACACAACATCCCTACTTACAAAGCTTAGAATCAACTTGGCTTATGAAAAAGCTCGAGAATATTTGATGATTTTTAAGCAATTTTCGTGGCAAACTCTTAGGAAGGTTGAAATGATTTCAAGAATGTGAAAAAGAATAATGAACAAAAAGTAGATGCCATATTTCCCCAATAAGCCTACCCAATCAATTGGCAAATCATAATGACTACCGGCTCATACCACATCAAGGAGTCATTCCAAAGGATTCTTTTGGCGTTGTTTTATTAGATCCAAACCCAAACTGGATTTGACTGTAATATGGACTCTATTTGTTAAGGTGTTATAAAGTACAAAGAAAGGACATGCATATAATACGTGACGTTCAATTTTTGTTTGCAGAATGAAGAAAAGCATGCAAGCCAAACAAAAGGCATGGGACTAATTTGAAGCCTTCACACAATTTTTTGGAGTTATTAAGGAAGGTTTTGACACCAAAAGAATGttattagagtttctaaaaccaTGATTGCCTATGACCAAAAAGGATATCAATTTGGCCCCATAGTTTCTTTTGGAAGTACATAATGCAAGCTGGGGAGTATATGTAAGTTTGATTTGCTCCTCCATGATCTTGCTTTATTGGCTAACCAAATCTTCAAATTTACATATACCAAAAACAAAACGAACAAAGGCAGGGAATCAAATCTCCTTCCCTTTAAAGCTTTACTGTACGGACAAGCAAAAAAAAGAATCTAGTAAGGAAGCGAACGACAAGATTGGCCTTCAATATGTTTCTCATTGGTTACAATTGAAGGCCATGATCCATTGAACCCAATGATACTGCATATTCTAGCTCTAGGGACCGTTGTTGCCAATGGTCTAGACATTAATCttcagataaaaataaataggttTCTACGATCCAATGCATGTTTattctttatcaaattttaagcGAATAACTTTTGCCCATATACTAAGCTAGCCATGAGACATGGGGACCACCATCCAAAGCTAGGCTTCCCCTTCACATACAAATGGTAAACTACAATGGAAGCAAGGAAGTTAATACAAATGAACTTTATTCCCTTTCGGATGGTTATATAAAGAGCGTCAAAATTGCAACAAACTCACAAGCCAtatcctcttcctcttcctcttcctctaaaCCTTCAGTTTTTAAATCTTCTTGTATCTTGCACAACATGGAGAGCAAGGTGCCAACTGGTTCTTCGCAGCAATCCAACGTTGCTAGTTCTGCACAGCAACCCACTCGAGCTAGCAATCCCTTGCAGGTTCCGTTTCAGCAACCCACCCAGCAGCTGGGTTCATATCCGCAACCCAACCCACAACTGGGTTCTTTGCAGCAACCCACCCAGCAGCAGGGCTCATATCAGCAACCCAACCCACAATTGGGTTCTTTGCAGCAACCCACCCAGCTTGGTTCTGTGCAGCAACCCACACAACTTGGTGCTTTACAGCAACCCCGGCTGACCGGCAATGTTTTACAAGGTTCATTGCAACAACCAAGCCAATTGAGTAGTTTCCTGCCCGCCAGCAAGCTGGGTTCTTTCCAGCCCACCCAACAACCGGGTTCTTTGCTGCAACAAGGCCTGGCCAGCAAGTTCGCACCTAGTTCCATGCAGCAACTGATCAAAGGTGATCGAAGCATGATAACATTGTCCGATGACAGTTTCATGGTGAAGCAAATTTTGGAAACCCATAATCCCGATGGACGAGAAATTGATGTCAGACCCCTTCTTTATATTGTTGAGGACATTCTTAATCGTGCCACTATGCCTACTATGCCTACTACGGTAAATATACTAATCCTTCACACAAATGTttcaggaaaaataaaagaaagaagcaCCAAAAAACTTGATGCAACAgatgtatatatatctaatttatttgAATGAATGAATCAGTTTATAACATTCTATCTTTGTTATTTTCATATCTAAGTCCTAGATGCTTGTATTTTATTGCAGGGTACGCAAGCACAAATTGAAAACATGGAGGACAAGACCCACCAAGCCAATTTCCTTGTCATGCTTGATGCTCTGTCTTATACAATTGATCGAATTGCTTCCGAGGTCATACAAATTTATGATTACGACACTTTCAAGTcacatatgatatatatatcagCATATTTTCTCACAAATTAGCAAATACAGCATCATTCATGAACCATGACATATACTTCCTTCTCCACGTACAAATCAGTAATTTGCATATATCTACTTTAATATTTGCAAATAATCTATGAATTTTCAGATAGCTTATAAGGCTTTCAGTGGCAGCGAAGCACACCAAACGACACTCTCAATCTTTAACATGGTATCTCCCTTTGCATGGGATGCTAAGCTAGTGCTGGCCGTAGCGGCTTTTGCTTTGAACTATGGAGAATTCTGGCTCCTTGCCCAGATTTACTCAACAAACAACCTTGCCAAATCAATGGCGCTCCTGAAGCAGGTACCTAGCCTCGTTGAGCATGCAGGCATACTAAAACCCCGATTGGATGCACTTAATGATCTAATTCAGGCGATAGTGGAAGTGAGCCGTTGTGTGGTTGAGTTTAAAGAACTACCATCCATGTATATCACCCAAGATGTACCTGCATTATCCTCAGCCTGGGCACATGTTCCAACAGCTGTCTACTGGACCATAAGGAGTGTTGTGGCTTGCGCAGCTCAAATTAGTAGCTTCACTAGCTTGGGTTACGAGTATGTTTTACTATCCATCTCAATATACCGTCCTCTAATCCTTGAAATTAATTAGATATTGTATATTTCCTGACATGACTTGGTAAGTAATATATTGACAATTGAGAAATTGTTAATATTACTTCATAAAAACTAGTGAAAAAATAGTCGTTGCAATCCTCCCTGCTAAATGGCGCTATTGATTTCAGGTTTGCGACATCCGGCACAGAATCATGGGAGCTATCCACCCTAGCTCACAAGCTCAAAACCATACGAGACCATCTCAGGAAGCAGCTGGAAATATGCTACCAATACATAGGTAAGCcttctttttttaactttttgtacCAAATGTGGATCATGAAAGTATGCCATTAAAGAACTGCATATgaaacatttaaaattaaatgcAGAGGAGAAAAGGGATATTGAAGATTTTCAAACGCTTGTCAGTCTTTTTGAGATGATGCACATTGACAACATAAAGCCTTTGAAGGCGTTGATTTACCCTAAGGATGATCTGCAGCCTCTTGTAGATGGTTCCTCCAAGAAAAGGGTGGGCTCTTCTAAACACATCGATCCCTATCATTTATTACTactatattatgtatttaaaatattatttgaagtaattttttttgtaaagcagGTTAACATAGAGGTTCTTAGGAGGAAGAATGTGCTGTTGCTCATTTCGACCCTTGACATCTCCCAAGATGAGCTCGCGGTTCTCGAACAAATTTACAATGAGTCCAGGCTCCACCCAACGAGGCTAGACATTCAGTATGAGGTTGTGTGGATCCCGATTGTGGATCGTTCTGTCCAGTGGACTGATCCCTTGCAAAAAAAGTTTGAGGAGCTACAGTCTAGCATGCCATGGTACACGGTATACCACCCTTCCCTGATAGGGAAGGCGGTGATGAGGTTCATCAGGGAAAAGTGGCACTTCAGGAATAAGCCAATCCTTGTGGTGCTAGACCCTCAAGGAAGAGTGGTGTCTCCTAATGCAATCCACATGATGTGGATTTGGGGAAGTAATGCCTTTCCTTTCACTAGCTTGAGAGAAGAAGCTCTCTGGAGGGATGAGACTTGGAGGCTTGAGCTGTTAGTGGATGGCATTGACCAAACAACGCTGAACTGGGTAAGTATATATGCATGCACTAAATTACAGCTAAACGCTGATCAAATCCATATACCTACttagttattttaattaatacttGAGGTTAATTTGTGTAATTCTGTTTTGATTTAATAGGTTAAAGAtggaaaatacattttcttgtATGGAGGGGATGACATTGAATGGATTCGAAAATTTACAAACGCAGCACGCGCTGTTTCGGTGGCAGCACACATACCCATAGAGATGGTCTACGTTGGAAAAGGTAGCAAAAGGGAAAAAGTCCGGCGAGCAATAGCTACCATCACAGTAGAGAAGCTGAGTACCTGCTGGCAAGACCTAACCATGATATGGTTCTTCTGGACCCGCCTTGAAAGCATGTTGTTCTCCAAGATTCAACTAGGCAAGGCTGACGACATCGATCCCATGATGCAAGAGATCAAGAAGCTGCTTACCTACGACAGAGAAGGCGGTTGGGCTGTGCTCAGCAAAGGGTCTAGCGTGGTGGTAAATGGGCATGGGAACACAATGCTGCCCACTTTGTTGGAGTATGATTCATGGAAGCAGAATGTTTCCCTGCATGGCTTTGATTTGGCTTTCAAGAACCACCATGACATGCTTCGTAGTATTTCTCACCCCTGCTCTCGCTTTGAGTTCTCGCATGTTGC
This is a stretch of genomic DNA from Carya illinoinensis cultivar Pawnee chromosome 3, C.illinoinensisPawnee_v1, whole genome shotgun sequence. It encodes these proteins:
- the LOC122302674 gene encoding protein SIEVE ELEMENT OCCLUSION B-like; protein product: MTQTPANVQQLMRGDRLMLSSSDDNVMLEQIQGTHSPDGREVDVRSLLRIVEDIIKRTTPSINTIAALGIQPRTKALEDKTYQASFISIPEALALDQISCHLTCKCSGSGGAHANTISIMNMLGNYSWDAKLVLALSAFALNYGEFWLVAQNYTSNQLAKSMAILRQLLEILEHSNILKPNFDAINNLIKVMLDITRCIVEFRELTAKYKTTDIAALSMALEHIPIAVYWTTRSVVACASQIVGLTGLGHAHTVLTTEALELSTLSTLTHKIGNMHSNLATQLAMCNKHIDERKQIEAFQNLKNLFDMTHDDNMRILRELIYPRDDQQPLVHGATKRRVNIDVLRRKNVLLLISDLDMLQEEPTTLERIYKEVSQTPIKQESQYEVVWLPILDPDFPWTETRQKQFENLQATMPWYSVHHPSLIEQAVIKFIKVVWNFRKKPMLVVIDPQGRLANTNALHMLWIWGSMAFPFTSTWEDALWKKETWRLELLVNDIDPTILNWISEGRYICIYGGEDIEWIRKLTTTTRGMAQATGISLGMVYVGKSNPKERVRINTETISVEELGHYWKDMTSVMYFWVRIESMWQSKMQLGINVENDSIMQEIMTLLSFDGSEGGWALLSRGSAEIVRAKGSTFLNCLMQYDVWKEQAQLKGIVPAIRDHLTKLQTPHRCNRIVLPGTAGRTPERVVCSECGRTMEKFIMYQCCNE
- the LOC122302673 gene encoding protein SIEVE ELEMENT OCCLUSION B-like codes for the protein MESKVPTGSSQQSNVASSAQQPTRASNPLQVPFQQPTQQLGSYPQPNPQLGSLQQPTQQQGSYQQPNPQLGSLQQPTQLGSVQQPTQLGALQQPRLTGNVLQGSLQQPSQLSSFLPASKLGSFQPTQQPGSLLQQGLASKFAPSSMQQLIKGDRSMITLSDDSFMVKQILETHNPDGREIDVRPLLYIVEDILNRATMPTMPTTGTQAQIENMEDKTHQANFLVMLDALSYTIDRIASEIAYKAFSGSEAHQTTLSIFNMVSPFAWDAKLVLAVAAFALNYGEFWLLAQIYSTNNLAKSMALLKQVPSLVEHAGILKPRLDALNDLIQAIVEVSRCVVEFKELPSMYITQDVPALSSAWAHVPTAVYWTIRSVVACAAQISSFTSLGYEFATSGTESWELSTLAHKLKTIRDHLRKQLEICYQYIEEKRDIEDFQTLVSLFEMMHIDNIKPLKALIYPKDDLQPLVDGSSKKRVNIEVLRRKNVLLLISTLDISQDELAVLEQIYNESRLHPTRLDIQYEVVWIPIVDRSVQWTDPLQKKFEELQSSMPWYTVYHPSLIGKAVMRFIREKWHFRNKPILVVLDPQGRVVSPNAIHMMWIWGSNAFPFTSLREEALWRDETWRLELLVDGIDQTTLNWVKDGKYIFLYGGDDIEWIRKFTNAARAVSVAAHIPIEMVYVGKGSKREKVRRAIATITVEKLSTCWQDLTMIWFFWTRLESMLFSKIQLGKADDIDPMMQEIKKLLTYDREGGWAVLSKGSSVVVNGHGNTMLPTLLEYDSWKQNVSLHGFDLAFKNHHDMLRSISHPCSRFEFSHVAGRIPESMKCPECHRNMEKHTTFLCCHDEGILSRLQ